CAACAACACTGCTTTCAACCCGCCGGCAGCCCGCAACAGCGGAATATAGCCCGCGCGTTCCACGACCATCAGCCCTGAGTGCGGCCCGACAATAGCCAGATCGAACTCCCCCCGCAGCAGACGATTCAGATATTCCTCATAATTTTTCGCAGTCACCAGCACGACAGGCTGGTTGATTTGCTCGGACAATGAATCACGTAGCGGCTGGAATGCCGCGACCAACGACCGTGGGGTGAGAAATGGCTCGACTGCAAGAGTCAGCTCGCCGGCAGGTGACAAACCTGACCAGAACAACAACCAGGCCACATACCAGCCCTTATGACGCATGCGGCCCTCCTAAGCGTTACAGCGTCTTGATGAATACCTTGGATCTTCTCTGGTAATTATAGAAACGCTGTTTCTCAAGTGGCAGATCATCGACGCTGGCGGGTTTGAAACCCCGCTCGATGAACCAATGTGCGGTACGGGTCGTCAACACGAACAGACGGCGGATATCCCCCAGGTTCCGAGCGCGACGCTCCAATTCCTGCAACAGCTTGTCACCGAGACCCCGGTCGCGGAACTCTGGCTCGACCGCCAAACACGCCAGCTCTGCCATGTTGTTTTCGAGATAGGGATACAGCGCGACACAGCCAATTACCATGTCGTAGCGTTTCAATACCGTGAACTGATTGATTTCCATCTCCAACAGCTCACGGCTGCGCTTGACCAACACGCCTTCCTCTTCCAGCGGCTCGATCAAGGCCAGAATCCCCCCTACATCGTCGATGGTTGCCTGCCGGATCTGCTCAAGCGGTTCGGCGGTGACCATGGTACCGATCCCCTCACGGGTGAACAGCTCCATGATCAATCCACCGTCAACCCGCCGATTGATCAGATGGGCGCGTGGCACGCCATTGCGTGCGGCACGAATCGCGCCGGGCAGGTACAGACGGATGTCTTCTGTCAGATCAGTCGCCACGTCGAGGATCTTCTGCGCTTTCTGTGCGGAAAGCTCGGACAGCAATTCCCCATGCCGATTGACGACACCGACCGATCCAGTCAGGAACACCAGCTTATCCGCACGCAATGCAACCGCTGCCTCGGTCGCAACGTTTTCAAGCGTGAGATTGAAAACCTCGCCGGTTGGTGAATAGCCCAATGGCGACAATAAGACGATTTCACCATCATCCAGGCTACCATTGATCATCATGGTATTGATCTTACGGACTTTGCCCGTATAGTTGAAATCTATTCCATTACGAACACCCATAGGCTGCGCGGTAACATAGTTGCCACTTGCAACACGGATATCCGCCCCCGCCATCGGTGAATTGGGCAGCCCCATCGATAATGCAGCTTCAATCTCGACGCGAACCTGACCAACCGACTGCTTGGCACACTCCAGCGCATCACCGTCCGTGATCCGGATGCCATCGTGGTATTCCGGTGTCAGCCCTTTCTCGGCCATCTCGGCCTCGATTTGTGGGCGAGTACCGTGTACCAGCACCAGTCGGACACCCAAGCTCACCAGCAGATTCAAGTCATGGGTCAGGCTATAAAAACTGCCGTCCTGGACAACCTCTCCACCGAAGGCGACCACAAAGGTCTTGCCACGGAAAGCATGGATGTAAGGTGCCGAGGCGCGGAACCAGTCGACAAATTCGGCCAAATGGTCGGAATTCTGCATGGGCGGGGCTTCGAGCTAAGTTAAACCGGTGAAGACTAACAGAAAATACGTTTGGATACGATGCCAAAAATACAGTGGTAGGAATCAGCCTGTCGGCAATTCCTAATTACATCAATTACTTTGGCATGAAGGCGCTTGAAAGCGTTGTCACATTGATACAACAAATCCTTTTTTACGATCCGAAACGTTATCATGACCGAAAACAGCCATCTCAACCATGCCTTTCCAGCGACAGCCGTGGCAGATCGGGCTTAAGGCATTTGTTCGGGGCCATAGCACAAATCATCTTCTTGCCACAATACGATACATGCACAATTCCGCTGTTTGCCGAATTGCTTTAATTTTGGTGCCTCAT
This genomic interval from Chitinivorax tropicus contains the following:
- the argA gene encoding amino-acid N-acetyltransferase; translation: MQNSDHLAEFVDWFRASAPYIHAFRGKTFVVAFGGEVVQDGSFYSLTHDLNLLVSLGVRLVLVHGTRPQIEAEMAEKGLTPEYHDGIRITDGDALECAKQSVGQVRVEIEAALSMGLPNSPMAGADIRVASGNYVTAQPMGVRNGIDFNYTGKVRKINTMMINGSLDDGEIVLLSPLGYSPTGEVFNLTLENVATEAAVALRADKLVFLTGSVGVVNRHGELLSELSAQKAQKILDVATDLTEDIRLYLPGAIRAARNGVPRAHLINRRVDGGLIMELFTREGIGTMVTAEPLEQIRQATIDDVGGILALIEPLEEEGVLVKRSRELLEMEINQFTVLKRYDMVIGCVALYPYLENNMAELACLAVEPEFRDRGLGDKLLQELERRARNLGDIRRLFVLTTRTAHWFIERGFKPASVDDLPLEKQRFYNYQRRSKVFIKTL